Part of the Flavobacterium sp. KS-LB2 genome is shown below.
AATGAAGCCATGACTACTTACGGATACACGATTATCAACACTTTAGTAACAGATATTGATCCGGATATTCAAGTGAAAAATGCCATGAATAGAATTAATGCGGCTGATAGAGAAAAAACAGTAGCTGAATTTGAAGCAGAAGCATCCAGAATTAGAATTGTAGCCAAAGCCGAAGCTGAAGCCGAAAGCAAAAGATTACAAGGACAAGGTATTGCGAACCAAAGAAGAGAAATTGCCAAAGGTTTAGTGGAAAGTGTAGATGTTTTGAACAGAGTTGGGATAAATTCTCAGGAAGCTTCAGCATTGATTGTTGTGACACAACATTATGATACACTTCAAGCTATTGGTGCTGATGCAAATTCTAATCTGATTTTATTGCCTAATTCTCCACAAGCTGGAAGTGATATGCTCAACAATATGATTGCTTCGTTCAGTGCTTCCAATCAAGTGGGTGAATTGATGAAAAAAAGAGGTGAAAAAAGAACTTCAAGAAGAGAAAAAAATATAGAAATTCCTGAAAAACCAGAAGCTCCAGAAAGCCCGGAAACAGAAGAATAATTTACTAGAATTCATTAAAAAAGAGGCTTAATTGCCTCTTTTTATTTTTTTAATCCATTTGATTACGTACGGTAATGCAATGTTTAAGATTGTTCCGTATGACCCTGAAAAGGCCGATAAAGAAGAACCAACAACTCCACTTACTAGATTCATTGGCGTTATGCTTTCTTTTGTTTTTTGAAAACCATAAGCCAATTTCTGATAACTGATTTCTTGTTCAATCTTTAAAATTTCAAGTTCCCTTTCAATTTGAGCATACGAAGAATATTTTTTGGTTTCCATAAGTTAGTCGTTAAAAAATATTTCTGAAAATTTCTCTAAAATTGGTCCTTCAACGATTTTATCTTTTATAGAAAATAAAATTCCTGTAATCACAAGATAAACTCCTCCAACGATTAAAAATCCCAAAGCGTAACTATCTAAAGCGATACCTATAGCTAACGCTGCGGCAACAGAACAAAACAGTAAAACCATACTGAAACACAATAAAATCAATGAAAATTTTATGATCATCGTTGTTGATTTCATTGCAACCTTGAAACCCCACAATTTATAATACGCCACAGTACTTTCTAAATAAGCTTTGGCTTGTTCTTGAATGTTTTCTGTATTTTCTTTTAGTTCTTCAAAGGCCATGAATTTGTTTTTAGGATTTGATACAATAGGTAAATCAAAATTATTTTTGAAGTTTTGCGTTCTGCCTCTTTAGCTCCGCTAATTTTTCTTCTAAGAATGAAATTACATCTTCGGTCTTGTGACTCATATTTGAAACCAGTTCTTCATAAGTTTCTTCTAAATCAAATTTTGCACTTGTAAATTTATCTTTCAATTCTAAAGATGCGTTGTCCAATTTATTTTTTA
Proteins encoded:
- a CDS encoding YtxH domain-containing protein, whose product is MSNNTGNTVLALLTGAAIGAGIGILFAPDKGSKTRGKIKDGFDDVKCELKNKLDNASLELKDKFTSAKFDLEETYEELVSNMSHKTEDVISFLEEKLAELKRQNAKLQK
- a CDS encoding phage holin family protein codes for the protein MAFEELKENTENIQEQAKAYLESTVAYYKLWGFKVAMKSTTMIIKFSLILLCFSMVLLFCSVAAALAIGIALDSYALGFLIVGGVYLVITGILFSIKDKIVEGPILEKFSEIFFND
- a CDS encoding SPFH domain-containing protein; this encodes MDIALIILLVFGFFILLSSFFTVKQQTAVVVERFGKFLSIRQSGLHLKIPLIDRIAGRVNLKIQQLDVIIETKTKDNVFVKLKVSVQFMVIKETVYDAFYKLEYPHDQITSYVFDVVRAEVPKLKLDDVFERKDDIAIAVKRELNEAMTTYGYTIINTLVTDIDPDIQVKNAMNRINAADREKTVAEFEAEASRIRIVAKAEAEAESKRLQGQGIANQRREIAKGLVESVDVLNRVGINSQEASALIVVTQHYDTLQAIGADANSNLILLPNSPQAGSDMLNNMIASFSASNQVGELMKKRGEKRTSRREKNIEIPEKPEAPESPETEE
- a CDS encoding DUF6327 family protein, which codes for METKKYSSYAQIERELEILKIEQEISYQKLAYGFQKTKESITPMNLVSGVVGSSLSAFSGSYGTILNIALPYVIKWIKKIKRGN